In Burkholderia contaminans, one genomic interval encodes:
- a CDS encoding type VI secretion system Vgr family protein, whose product MDSRNLMQLIRGGLIQQDRLLKLDTSLGSDVLLPHQMVGESRLGRDFEFVVDVVSTTSSVELKKLIAQPATVWIQQSSGAYAPHNGYVHTARRLGADGGLTFHQLTIASWMHFLRFRRDQKIWQDRSVDSIVTDIFNAHPQARGFFEFHLSRTLPSLSFCRQNETDWNFVHRLLESEGLYGYWKQDSDGKAHRLVITDRLTALDEALPLTFSRAGTTIVSDALTQWSGTRTLQSTSLTTRTFDYKNPASAFNAKGTSLPTMPNQGDLPEQAEVYQYTGAYTFMAQERGDALSKTRLEEWESRSKRFFGVGGWRAADAGKRFTLNGHPDHDSDSTEQREFAAIAVRWIVRNNLPISQTSTRMPHSLDRLIAESGVDDLGSGAHTSPAADGSTGAYQVEIEAQRTTVPFRSPFDHAKPTTHLETAVVVGPQNEEVYTDELNRIKVRFIWDRVNDGNESASCWVRVAQSDTGSGYGAVHPPRVGEEVLIDYVGGDCDRPIAIARVYNGATKPQWHTNGLLSGYRSKEFAGAGYNQMVMDDSTGQNRVQLFSSQGNSALHLGYLIQQTGNARGDYLGTGFDLRTDSYGAVRANRGLYVTTYPKPVDSQPLDARETQQQLVRAESLLESLSDASTAHDAEGLQAGYDALKQLTDASQESAPGSASGGRTAGGGTGSANTFKEPIMLLGSPSGIAISTNDSAHLSAAQHVNIVSGQSTHVAVGKSLIASVANKLSIFVQSAGMKLFAGRGKIEVQAHSDNIELTAQKSVKVLSTTAKIEVAADQEIYLTSGGAYIRIANGDIQIHAPGKIDIKGASHSLDGPTAQGYVLPGLPHAGDTPRYHEQFHLVDDDGTTVLPHTKYEIESESGKKWSGFSDANGFTQHIYTDQPESLSLTVYKEVDDDGDEEEA is encoded by the coding sequence ATGGATTCGCGTAATCTTATGCAGCTTATTCGAGGCGGACTGATTCAGCAAGACCGTCTTCTCAAGTTGGATACGTCGTTGGGAAGCGACGTTTTGCTTCCCCACCAGATGGTCGGGGAATCACGACTCGGCCGCGATTTCGAGTTTGTCGTCGACGTCGTCTCGACGACGTCGAGCGTCGAGCTGAAAAAACTCATCGCGCAGCCTGCGACAGTCTGGATCCAGCAGAGCAGTGGCGCCTACGCGCCACACAACGGCTACGTGCATACGGCGAGACGTCTGGGTGCCGACGGCGGACTGACGTTTCACCAGTTGACTATCGCCTCGTGGATGCACTTTCTTCGATTTCGCCGCGACCAGAAGATCTGGCAGGACAGGTCGGTCGACTCGATCGTCACAGACATTTTCAACGCGCATCCCCAAGCACGCGGCTTCTTCGAGTTTCATCTGTCGCGCACCTTGCCATCGCTCTCGTTCTGCCGCCAGAACGAGACAGATTGGAATTTCGTCCACCGGCTCCTGGAATCGGAAGGGCTGTACGGCTACTGGAAGCAGGACAGCGACGGCAAAGCGCACCGCCTTGTCATCACCGATCGCCTGACGGCTCTCGATGAAGCACTGCCGCTCACGTTTTCCCGTGCAGGCACGACCATCGTTTCGGACGCGCTCACGCAGTGGAGCGGCACGCGCACGCTGCAAAGCACGTCGCTGACCACGCGCACCTTCGACTACAAGAATCCGGCGAGCGCGTTCAACGCGAAGGGAACGTCGTTGCCGACGATGCCGAATCAGGGCGATCTTCCGGAGCAAGCCGAGGTCTATCAGTACACCGGTGCCTATACGTTCATGGCGCAGGAGCGAGGCGACGCGCTGTCCAAAACCCGCCTCGAAGAATGGGAATCACGGTCAAAGCGTTTTTTCGGTGTCGGCGGTTGGCGAGCAGCAGACGCAGGCAAACGTTTCACCTTGAACGGCCACCCCGATCACGACAGCGACTCGACCGAGCAGCGCGAATTCGCTGCGATCGCGGTGCGCTGGATCGTGCGGAACAACTTGCCGATCTCGCAAACGTCGACCCGGATGCCACATAGCCTCGACCGGCTGATCGCCGAGTCTGGGGTTGACGACCTGGGCAGCGGTGCGCATACCTCGCCGGCTGCGGACGGATCCACGGGTGCGTATCAGGTGGAGATCGAAGCACAGCGGACGACGGTTCCGTTCCGAAGCCCGTTTGATCATGCCAAGCCGACCACACATCTCGAGACCGCGGTCGTGGTCGGCCCGCAGAACGAAGAGGTCTACACCGACGAGTTGAACCGCATCAAGGTGCGATTCATTTGGGATCGTGTTAACGACGGGAACGAGAGCGCATCGTGCTGGGTCCGCGTTGCGCAGTCCGATACCGGCAGCGGGTACGGTGCCGTCCATCCACCGCGAGTCGGCGAAGAGGTCTTGATCGATTACGTCGGTGGGGACTGTGACCGCCCAATCGCAATTGCACGCGTCTATAACGGCGCGACGAAGCCCCAGTGGCATACGAATGGTCTGCTATCGGGCTATCGGTCGAAGGAGTTCGCCGGGGCAGGGTACAACCAGATGGTGATGGACGACTCGACCGGGCAAAACCGTGTGCAGTTGTTCAGCAGCCAAGGAAATTCCGCGCTGCATCTCGGCTACCTGATCCAGCAGACCGGCAATGCGCGCGGTGATTACCTAGGGACCGGCTTCGATCTCCGAACCGACAGCTACGGTGCAGTTCGCGCGAATCGTGGGCTATACGTTACCACGTATCCGAAGCCGGTCGACAGCCAGCCACTCGACGCACGCGAGACACAACAGCAACTGGTGCGGGCCGAGAGCTTGCTCGAATCACTTTCCGACGCAAGCACCGCACACGACGCCGAGGGCTTGCAGGCCGGATACGACGCATTGAAGCAGCTGACCGACGCGTCGCAAGAGTCGGCCCCCGGTTCCGCGTCTGGGGGACGCACAGCAGGCGGTGGTACGGGTTCTGCGAATACCTTCAAAGAACCGATCATGCTTTTGGGAAGTCCGTCGGGCATCGCGATCTCGACGAACGACTCCGCCCACCTGTCGGCTGCGCAACACGTCAACATCGTCAGCGGTCAGAGCACGCACGTGGCGGTCGGGAAGTCGCTGATCGCGAGCGTCGCCAACAAGCTGAGCATTTTCGTTCAGAGTGCCGGCATGAAATTGTTCGCCGGCCGCGGCAAGATCGAGGTGCAAGCGCACTCGGACAACATCGAGCTGACCGCCCAGAAATCGGTCAAAGTCCTTTCGACGACCGCGAAAATCGAGGTTGCTGCTGATCAAGAGATCTACCTAACTTCCGGCGGCGCCTACATCCGCATCGCAAACGGTGACATCCAGATCCACGCGCCTGGCAAGATCGATATCAAGGGCGCGTCGCACAGTCTGGACGGACCGACCGCGCAAGGCTATGTCCTTCCTGGGCTACCCCATGCGGGGGACACCCCCCGATATCACGAACAGTTCCACCTGGTCGACGACGATGGCACGACCGTTCTGCCACACACAAAGTACGAGATCGAAAGCGAATCCGGCAAGAAGTGGAGCGGCTTCAGCGATGCAAACGGCTTTACTCAGCATATTTATACCGATCAACCAGAGTCTCTTTCGCTGACGGTCTACAAGGAGGTCGATGATGACGGCGACGAAGAAGAAGCGTAA
- a CDS encoding H-NS family nucleoid-associated regulatory protein: MATYLELKAQAEALAQQAEEARLAELDGIITTMREQIAEFGITPDQLFGRRRAGAASERAPIAPKYRDPKTGATWSGRGKAPRWIAGKNRARFLIADAE, from the coding sequence ATGGCTACCTATCTCGAACTGAAAGCGCAAGCAGAAGCCCTCGCACAGCAGGCCGAAGAAGCGCGACTTGCAGAGCTGGATGGCATCATCACGACGATGCGTGAGCAGATCGCTGAATTCGGCATCACTCCCGATCAGCTTTTCGGCCGACGTCGCGCTGGTGCGGCGAGCGAGCGCGCGCCGATCGCGCCGAAGTATCGTGATCCGAAGACGGGTGCCACCTGGAGTGGCCGCGGTAAGGCGCCGCGATGGATTGCAGGGAAGAATCGTGCCCGCTTCCTGATTGCCGACGCCGAGTAA
- a CDS encoding DNA sulfur modification protein DndB, with product MARNNFYVITLKAMFLSDVGDAAFGTVVSSHAESHKASERARKLNRDRECSTRTPGFGFIDHDTPLVKGQAYPELAQRYLQMKFDADAIYAMKGVLDPYWQSSKPVTEEDTAWMLEHLQLSLGELRERYEDKARAELDAAQIDRLANAERRARVEAVTNELATERSEFTYTFPAVAGTQAGRSYYAAQVPYSALVKLFAFDEEDTVPARLRAQRQLNERRAADIGEYLVDNPDSYVLPAITASVSAEMSFEPLPVAGAGGRIGLLHVPMGATLLINDGQHRRKGIELAIARRPALREESIVVTMFFDQGLERSQQMFADINGRQVKPSSAINALYDRRDPFNAWALSVIDMLPGIDRRIDVENSAVAAKSSKLWSLVAFKKFLSLLTGVTQKNVVELEPKQLAQIDAFLKTFFEACARHVPHWAAMINGDLPAFEVREEFVIGHAVWLEALGIFARRALFTGYMLDHGRPEEGVIHPELARWDQMAALAKVDPRRASLMWDNRCVVLGKMQKTSDGVKATASRLLLLAHVSLPPEMAELEMRLDGEFQSKLTSKTAVAA from the coding sequence ATGGCTCGCAACAACTTCTACGTCATCACCCTGAAGGCGATGTTTCTCTCCGACGTCGGCGACGCAGCATTCGGAACAGTGGTCTCATCGCATGCGGAGTCGCACAAAGCGTCCGAGCGCGCGCGCAAGCTCAACCGCGACAGGGAGTGCTCCACCCGAACGCCTGGCTTTGGCTTCATTGATCACGACACGCCGCTGGTCAAAGGGCAGGCATATCCGGAGTTGGCGCAACGCTATCTGCAGATGAAGTTCGATGCTGACGCGATCTATGCGATGAAAGGGGTGCTCGACCCCTACTGGCAGAGCAGCAAGCCCGTGACGGAGGAAGACACCGCGTGGATGCTCGAGCATCTGCAGCTGTCGCTGGGCGAGCTGCGCGAGCGATACGAGGACAAGGCGCGGGCCGAGCTGGATGCCGCACAGATCGATCGCCTAGCGAATGCCGAGCGACGCGCGCGCGTCGAGGCGGTGACCAACGAGCTCGCAACGGAGCGCAGTGAATTCACCTACACGTTTCCCGCCGTCGCCGGCACGCAAGCGGGCCGAAGTTACTATGCCGCTCAGGTGCCGTATAGCGCCCTGGTCAAGCTCTTCGCATTCGACGAGGAGGACACCGTGCCCGCGCGTCTGCGTGCGCAGCGCCAACTCAACGAGCGCCGCGCCGCGGACATTGGCGAGTATCTGGTCGACAACCCCGATAGCTACGTGCTGCCGGCGATCACCGCGAGCGTGTCGGCCGAAATGTCTTTCGAGCCGCTACCCGTGGCGGGTGCTGGTGGACGCATCGGTCTGTTACATGTGCCGATGGGTGCCACGCTGTTGATCAACGACGGTCAGCATCGCCGCAAAGGCATCGAACTCGCGATCGCTCGCCGGCCGGCACTGCGTGAGGAGTCGATCGTCGTGACGATGTTTTTCGATCAGGGCCTCGAGCGCTCGCAACAGATGTTTGCCGACATCAACGGCCGCCAGGTCAAGCCGTCATCCGCCATCAACGCGTTGTACGACCGGCGCGATCCGTTCAATGCCTGGGCGCTGTCGGTCATCGACATGCTGCCGGGGATCGACCGGCGGATCGATGTCGAGAACTCGGCGGTAGCGGCCAAGTCCTCGAAACTCTGGAGCCTGGTCGCGTTCAAGAAGTTCCTCTCGCTGCTCACCGGGGTCACCCAGAAAAACGTCGTCGAGCTGGAACCCAAGCAGTTGGCCCAGATCGACGCGTTTCTGAAGACGTTCTTCGAAGCGTGCGCACGGCACGTTCCGCATTGGGCCGCGATGATCAACGGCGATCTCCCTGCCTTCGAGGTGCGCGAAGAATTTGTGATCGGCCACGCCGTGTGGCTCGAAGCGCTGGGCATATTCGCGCGACGCGCGCTCTTTACCGGCTACATGTTGGATCACGGTCGCCCAGAGGAGGGCGTGATTCATCCAGAGCTCGCGCGGTGGGATCAGATGGCCGCCCTCGCGAAGGTTGATCCGCGGCGCGCCTCGCTGATGTGGGATAACCGCTGCGTCGTTCTCGGTAAAATGCAGAAGACGTCGGACGGCGTGAAGGCGACGGCCTCAAGGCTGCTGCTGTTGGCGCATGTTTCACTGCCGCCCGAGATGGCGGAGCTCGAGATGCGCCTGGATGGCGAGTTCCAATCAAAGCTCACATCGAAGACCGCTGTGGCCGCATGA
- a CDS encoding transcriptional regulator, with translation MKKLPHTQQDFLRHAMSVLGMTREEFAERIGAKKRALDNWLLPSSSAEYRSMPDMAWKFIREILGRDKHCP, from the coding sequence GTGAAGAAGCTTCCGCACACACAACAGGATTTCCTGCGACACGCCATGAGTGTTCTAGGCATGACGCGTGAAGAGTTCGCGGAACGCATTGGTGCGAAGAAGCGCGCACTCGACAACTGGCTACTCCCATCCAGTTCTGCAGAGTATCGCTCCATGCCGGACATGGCGTGGAAGTTCATCCGCGAGATCCTGGGCCGCGACAAACACTGTCCTTGA
- a CDS encoding nucleoside 2-deoxyribosyltransferase — translation MTRPIVYLAGFDVFRPDAAAYGATLKVLCDELGFRGVFPLDAEIGPGLAPAHQARQIYESNIASIQCCDVVMANLADFRGAGEPDSGTAFEVGFAVAHGKPVFAYTSDVAPLIDRVPRHPSAGRRPECMRGYLIEDFGLPVNLMLACSATIVSGGPRDCLQEIAVSLNVRPLPA, via the coding sequence ATGACACGCCCGATTGTTTATCTCGCGGGCTTCGATGTGTTTCGTCCGGATGCGGCCGCCTACGGCGCTACTTTAAAAGTGCTATGCGACGAGCTCGGTTTCCGAGGGGTCTTTCCACTCGATGCAGAGATCGGCCCGGGCTTAGCGCCTGCGCACCAGGCGCGTCAGATCTACGAAAGCAACATCGCGTCGATCCAATGCTGCGACGTCGTGATGGCAAATCTGGCCGACTTCCGTGGCGCCGGCGAGCCGGACTCGGGCACCGCGTTCGAGGTCGGTTTTGCAGTAGCACATGGCAAACCGGTCTTCGCCTACACGAGCGACGTCGCGCCGTTGATCGACCGGGTGCCCCGCCATCCCAGCGCAGGTCGTCGGCCAGAATGCATGCGCGGCTACCTTATTGAGGATTTTGGCCTACCGGTCAACTTGATGCTCGCCTGCTCGGCGACGATCGTCAGTGGTGGGCCACGCGACTGCCTGCAGGAGATCGCAGTATCGCTGAATGTCCGGCCCCTACCGGCTTGA